TCGCCGCGGCCGCGCTCCCCGCGGCGCTCGCCGTACGCCGCGGGCGCCCCGTCGGCGCGGCGCTCACGGTCGAGGCCGTCCTGTTCGCCTGCCTGCCGCTCCCGGCGGACGCGACGCTCGTGCACGCGCTGGGTGTGCTGGTCGCGTTGTACTCCGTCGCCGTGCGGAGCCCCGGGCGGACGGTGGCCGTGGTCGGCCCCGTCCTCGCGCTCTGCGAAGCGGTCCGGTCGTGGCTGGTGCTCGACTCGGCGGGCGAGGCCGCGGGCGAGGCCGCGATCAACTGCGTGCTCTTCCTGACCGTCGCGGGCCTCGGCCGCAGCCGCCGCCGCTGGCTCGCCGGGCGGCGGACCGCCGCGCGGGACCTGGCGCGGGCCGAGTCCGAGCGGGCCCGGGCCGCCCTCACCGAACGCGAGCGGCTCGCCCGAGAACTCCACGACGTGAGCGCCCACCACCTCACGTCGGTGGTCGTCACGGCGGACGCCGCGCTGCGGCTGGGCGACCGCAAGCCCGAACTGAAGGCGGAGGCGCTCGACTTCGCGGCGGACACGGGCCGCGAGACGGCGGCGGCGCTGCACCGTCTGGTCGCCCTGATGCGGACGTCGGCGGCGGACGAGGAGAGCCCCCTCGGCGAACGCGTCACGGAACTCTCCGCCGGCTTCACCCGCCTGGGCCTGCGCCCCGCCGTACGGGTGGACCCGGAGGCGACCCCCCTGACGGGCCCGACGGCGGAGGCCGCCTTCGCCATCATCCGCGAGGCCCTCACGAACGCCCTGCGCTACGCCCCGGGTTCGACGGTACGCATCCACATCCTGTCCAAGACCGCCGACGGCACGGTGGACGTCACGGTGGAGGACGACGGGGCGGCGGACGGCGTGCCTGCCGGGCGGCAGCGGCTCGGGGGCGGGCGGGGCACCCTCGGGATGCGGGAGCGTGCCACCGCGCTCGACGGCACGTTCGCGGCGGGACCGCGCCCGGACGGCGCCGGGTGGAGGGTCCGCGCCCACCTGCCGGGCACGAGCCCCCTCCACCAACAGACCGCCCCCCACAGCTCCTGGCCCACCGCGCAGCAGCGCTCTTGGCCCACCGCGCCCCACAGCCCCCGGCGGCCCCAGGAGGCCGCACAACACTCCGGCCCCCTGCACCACCTGGCCATGCGCCACCGTGTCCTGCGCGGCCTCGACCTCTCCGATGGGGCCGTTGCCCTTACCGCCGCCGCGCTGCCCGTCTTCGCGGTCGTCGTTGAGGAGCCTGCTGCCGCTGCCCTGGCCTGCGTTCCCGCCGTCGCGCACGCGCTGCCGCTGCTGTGGCGGCGCCGCGCGCCCTGGGCGGTGCTCTGCGCCGTCCTCGCCATGGCCTGGCTCGCGCCGCTCGGCCTCGCGTTCGGGGTGCTCTCGCCCGACGTGGCCCTGTGCCTTGTGGTGGCGGGGGCCGTCGCGGAGTGCGTCGCCGTGTACGCCGTCGGCGCGTTCGCGGGACCGGCGCGGGTCACCTGGCCCGTCATGGCCGTGGCGGCGGCCGGCCTGTGCCTGTCCTGCCTCGCCCTCGCGGCGGCCGACGGCATGACGGAGCTGGAAGAGGACGGCGGTGGCGTCGGGCTCCTGCTGTTCCTCGGTGCCGTCGTCGGCACCTTGTTCCTGCCGCCGATGGCCGCGCTCTGGGGCTTCGGCGCAGCCGTACGGACCCGGCGCGAACGTGTCAGGGCCTGGGAGGACCACGCGCTGACGGCCACGGTGTGGTCGGCGGTCGCCGAGGCGCACGAGGAGCGGCGCCGCATCGCCGTGGAGTTGCGCGGCCAAGTCCTGCGGCACGCCGACGCGGTGGTCGCGCGGGCCGAGGCGGGTGACCTGAGCGGCGTCGCGGCGGAGGCGCGGGCAGGCCTGTCGGCGATGCGCGACCTGCTGGCCGCGCTGAGAGAGGTGACGGTCCCCGGCGGTGCGGCAGTCGAGGGTGCCGTCACGATGGAGTCGAAGACACCCCCTCAAGGAGCTCTCCTGTGACCGACCCCAGCCCTGCCCCCATCCGGGTGATGGTCGTCGACGACCAGGCCGTCGTCCGGGCCGGATTCGCCGCGATCGTCGACGCGGAACCGGACCTCCAGGTGGTGGCCGAGGCGGCGGACGGAGCCCACGCCGTGCAGCTCGCGGCCGAGCTCGCCCCGGACGTCGTCCTCATGGACATCCGCATGCCCGGCATGGACGGACTCACGGCGACCCGTCTGCTCACGACCGCGCCCGTCACGAAGGCCCCGCGCGTCCTCGTCCTGACCACCTTCGACCAGGACTCCTACGTCCACGATGCCCTGCGCGCGGGCGCCTCCGGGTTCCTCCTCAAGGACGCGCTGCCCGAGGAACTCCTCACGGGCATCCGCATCGTGGCCTCCGGCGAGGCGATGCTCGCGCCCACGGTCACGCGCCGCCTCATCGACGCCTTCGCCGGCACGGCCCCGTCCCCGACGGCCGCCCCGGACCCCGAACTCCTGGAGTCCCTCACGCCCCGCGAGCGCGAGGTCCTGACCCTGGTGGCCGCGGGCCACACGAACGCGGAGATCGCCGACGCGCTCGGCGTCACCACGGGCACGGTGAAGTCCCACGTCAACGCGGTCCTCGGCAAACTGGGCCTGCGCGACCGCGTCCAGGCCACGATCCTCGCGTACGACCTGGGCCTGGCCCGACCACGGACCGCACAAGCGCGACGTCGATGAACGCCGACAGCACCCGGCTCCGCGCGGATGCCGGGTGCTGTCAGTGAACGTGGAAGCGACGCGAAACGAAGCGACGCCGCGCGTCAGGCCTTCTTCGTCTCCCAGAAGATCTTGTCGATCTGGGCGATGTAGTCGAGCGCCTTCTGGCCCGTGGCCGGGTCGGTCGAACCCTTGGCGGCCGAGAGGGCCTTCAGGGTGTCGTTGACCAGCTGGTGCAGCTCCGGGTACTTCTCGAAGTGCGGGGGCTTGAAGTAGTCGCTCCACAGCACCGAGACGTGGTGCTTGGCGAGCTCGGCACGCTGCTCCTTGATGACCACGGCGCGCGCCTGGAAGTGCGCGTCGTCGTTGGCGGCCATCTTCTCCTGCACGGCCTTCACCGACTCCGCCTCGATGCGGGCCTGGGCCGGGTCGTACACGCCGCAGGGCAGGTCGCAGTGCGCGCTGACCTTCACCTTGGGGGCAAACAGGCGGGTAAGCATGTTGCTGTCCTCCTCGTGATCGTCTTCTCAGGTGGGACATTACTCCGTGAGAGACGGGTTTTCGCGGGGGCCCCCATGGGCTTAGGACAAAAGTCCAGGGTCAGACTGGGACTGGTGGAGGATAGGACCGGGGAGGTGCCGGTGATGCCGGAGCTGTCGCAGGAGAGCGAGCGCGGGAGGGCCCTCGTGCCGTGGGGCGCCGCGGAGGTGACGGGCCCTTCGATGGTGCCGACGCTGCACCACGGGGACCGGCTGCTCGTGCAGTGGGGCGCGCGGGTGCGTCCGGGTGACGTGGTGGTCCTGTGTCACCCCTTCCAGCAGGACCTCCTGGTGGTCAAGCGGGCCAAGGAGCGGCGCGGGGGCGGCTGGTGGGTGCTCGGCGACAACGCGTTCGCGGGCGGTGACAGCACGGACTACGGAGTCGTTCCCGAGGAACTCGTCCTCGGGAAGGTCCGGTTCCGCTACCGTCCGCCGGCGCCGGGCCGCCGCTCGCCGTTCGCGCTGGCGCGCTGGGCGCTGGGCGCGGTGCGCCCCGTACTCGCGGAACGTTCCGTCTCCAGGCGCTTGCGGGCGCGGTAGGCGGCGACGTTGGCGCGGGTCGCGCAGCGGTCCGAGCAGTAGCGCCGGGAGCGGTTCGTCGACGTGTCGAGGTAGGCGTTGCGGCACGGCGCCGCCTCGCACAGGCCCAGGCGGTCCACGCCGTGCTCGGTGAGGTGGAAGGCGAGGCCCATCGCGGCGATCGCGGCGTACCCGGCCGTCGCGTTGGAGGGGTGGTCCGCCAGGTGCAGGTGCCAGAGCGGGCGGTCGTCGTCGTCCCGGTGGTCGTGGCCGGAGATCTGCGGGCTGACGGGGAACTCCAGGAGCAGCGAGTTCAGCAGGTCGACCGCGAGGGTCTCGTCGCCGCCGTCGGCCGCCTCGAAGACGGCCCGGAGCCTGGCCCGCACGGAGCGGAAGCGCGTGACGTCGGAGTCCGTGGCGCGGCGGGCCATCTGCGTGCTCGGTCCGAACAGCTCCCTGATCGCCTCGACGGACGTCAGCGCGTCCTTGTTGCGGCCCGGCTCCTCGCTGTTGACCAGGCGTACGGCGTAGTCCGAGTAATAGGCCAGTTCCACTTGTAGTCCTTACGAGGGCGGGCTAGGGTCATCTCGTCGGCCGGTAATGACCGATTTCGGTACCAGGGTATTACGTAGTGGAGGGGTTCTGATGACGGAAACAGGGACGGGCACCGAGTCCGGCACCGAGTCCGGCGCCGCGCTCGGCACCGACTGGCGCGCCTGGCAGGACAGCTGGGACCGGCAGCAGCAGTGGTACCTGCCCGACCGCGAGGAGCGTTTCCGGATCATGCTCGACATGGTCGAGGCCGTGGTCGGAACCGCGCCGCGCATCCTCGATCTGGCGTGCGGTACGGGAAGTATTACGGACCGGCTGCTCCAGAGGTTCCCGGACGCGACGAGCGTCGGCGTCGACCTCGACCCCGCGCTGCTCACCATCGCCGAGGGCACCTTCGCCGGGGACGACCGGGTCACCTTCGTCACCGCCGACCTGAAGGACCCGGACTGGACCGCGGCGCTGCCGCACGACTCGTACGACGCCGTGCTGACCGCCACCGCCCTGCACTGGCTCTTCAGCGAGCCCCTGGCCGCGCTCTACGGCCAGGTCGCCGGGCTCGTCCGCGACGGCGGCGTCTTCATGAACGCCGACCACATGATCGACCCCGCGACGCCGCGCATCAACGCGGCGGAGAGCGCCCTCCGCCACCGGCGGATGGACCGCGCCAAGGCGGAGGGCGTCCTGGACTGGAAGGAGTGGTGGCAGCTCGCCGCCCAGGACCCGGTCCTCGCGGGCCCGACCGCCAAGCGGTTCGAGATCTACGGCGAGCACGCGGACGGCGACGCACCCTCCGCGGAATGGCACGCGCGCACGCTCCGCGAGGCGGGGTTCGCGGAGGCACGGCCGGTATGGGCCTCGCCGTCGGACGCGGTGGTCCTCGGCCTGAAGTAACCGCGAGGCCCCGCGGCAGGCACCCGTGTCACACGGGAACAGCGCTGCGGCGCGGACGGTGCGCCCCCGCGATCGCCGGATCGCGGGACAGCACGGCCTGGTGCAGCCGCCGCAGCTCGCCGGTGGGCGTCACCCCCAACTCGGTGTCGAGCAGCGCGTGCAGCGCGCGGTAGGCGTCCAGGGCCTCCTTGGTCCGGCCCGACCTGTACAGGGCCAGCATCAGAGCGCCCCAGCGGTGCTCGCGGAAGGGCTGCTCCTTCACCCGCTCCCGGAACTCCCCGACGGCCTGGGCGTGGGCCCCGGCGGCGAGGTGGGCGTCCATGGCCTCGTCCTCCACCGTGAGCCGCAGCTCCTCCAGCCGGTCCGTCTCGGCCCGCAGCAGCCTGGAGGTCGCCATGGAGGCGAACGCGTCACCGCGCCACAGGCCGAGCGCCCGCGTGTACAGCTCCGCGGCCTGCCCGGGACGCCCCTGGCACGCGGCCTCCCTGGCCCGCGCGGTGTGCCCTTCGAAG
The sequence above is a segment of the Streptomyces sp. Je 1-369 genome. Coding sequences within it:
- a CDS encoding histidine kinase, with protein sequence MERIRNWLLPVLLAVLQLAYWPGRALREDAAVAGAVQVAAAVVAAAALPAALAVRRGRPVGAALTVEAVLFACLPLPADATLVHALGVLVALYSVAVRSPGRTVAVVGPVLALCEAVRSWLVLDSAGEAAGEAAINCVLFLTVAGLGRSRRRWLAGRRTAARDLARAESERARAALTERERLARELHDVSAHHLTSVVVTADAALRLGDRKPELKAEALDFAADTGRETAAALHRLVALMRTSAADEESPLGERVTELSAGFTRLGLRPAVRVDPEATPLTGPTAEAAFAIIREALTNALRYAPGSTVRIHILSKTADGTVDVTVEDDGAADGVPAGRQRLGGGRGTLGMRERATALDGTFAAGPRPDGAGWRVRAHLPGTSPLHQQTAPHSSWPTAQQRSWPTAPHSPRRPQEAAQHSGPLHHLAMRHRVLRGLDLSDGAVALTAAALPVFAVVVEEPAAAALACVPAVAHALPLLWRRRAPWAVLCAVLAMAWLAPLGLAFGVLSPDVALCLVVAGAVAECVAVYAVGAFAGPARVTWPVMAVAAAGLCLSCLALAAADGMTELEEDGGGVGLLLFLGAVVGTLFLPPMAALWGFGAAVRTRRERVRAWEDHALTATVWSAVAEAHEERRRIAVELRGQVLRHADAVVARAEAGDLSGVAAEARAGLSAMRDLLAALREVTVPGGAAVEGAVTMESKTPPQGALL
- a CDS encoding response regulator; this translates as MVVDDQAVVRAGFAAIVDAEPDLQVVAEAADGAHAVQLAAELAPDVVLMDIRMPGMDGLTATRLLTTAPVTKAPRVLVLTTFDQDSYVHDALRAGASGFLLKDALPEELLTGIRIVASGEAMLAPTVTRRLIDAFAGTAPSPTAAPDPELLESLTPREREVLTLVAAGHTNAEIADALGVTTGTVKSHVNAVLGKLGLRDRVQATILAYDLGLARPRTAQARRR
- the sodN gene encoding superoxide dismutase, Ni codes for the protein MLTRLFAPKVKVSAHCDLPCGVYDPAQARIEAESVKAVQEKMAANDDAHFQARAVVIKEQRAELAKHHVSVLWSDYFKPPHFEKYPELHQLVNDTLKALSAAKGSTDPATGQKALDYIAQIDKIFWETKKA
- the sodX gene encoding nickel-type superoxide dismutase maturation protease, yielding MPELSQESERGRALVPWGAAEVTGPSMVPTLHHGDRLLVQWGARVRPGDVVVLCHPFQQDLLVVKRAKERRGGGWWVLGDNAFAGGDSTDYGVVPEELVLGKVRFRYRPPAPGRRSPFALARWALGAVRPVLAERSVSRRLRAR
- a CDS encoding CGNR zinc finger domain-containing protein, whose protein sequence is MELAYYSDYAVRLVNSEEPGRNKDALTSVEAIRELFGPSTQMARRATDSDVTRFRSVRARLRAVFEAADGGDETLAVDLLNSLLLEFPVSPQISGHDHRDDDDRPLWHLHLADHPSNATAGYAAIAAMGLAFHLTEHGVDRLGLCEAAPCRNAYLDTSTNRSRRYCSDRCATRANVAAYRARKRLETERSASTGRTAPSAQRASANGERRPGAGGR
- a CDS encoding class I SAM-dependent methyltransferase, with product MTETGTGTESGTESGAALGTDWRAWQDSWDRQQQWYLPDREERFRIMLDMVEAVVGTAPRILDLACGTGSITDRLLQRFPDATSVGVDLDPALLTIAEGTFAGDDRVTFVTADLKDPDWTAALPHDSYDAVLTATALHWLFSEPLAALYGQVAGLVRDGGVFMNADHMIDPATPRINAAESALRHRRMDRAKAEGVLDWKEWWQLAAQDPVLAGPTAKRFEIYGEHADGDAPSAEWHARTLREAGFAEARPVWASPSDAVVLGLK
- a CDS encoding AfsR/SARP family transcriptional regulator, producing the protein MRRERAVPTQELVRELWGDAPPRSARANLHSYLSSLRTLLADPGAARLSSGPEGYRVELCGGELDVADFEGHTARAREAACQGRPGQAAELYTRALGLWRGDAFASMATSRLLRAETDRLEELRLTVEDEAMDAHLAAGAHAQAVGEFRERVKEQPFREHRWGALMLALYRSGRTKEALDAYRALHALLDTELGVTPTGELRRLHQAVLSRDPAIAGAHRPRRSAVPV